In the Primulina eburnea isolate SZY01 unplaced genomic scaffold, ASM2296580v1 ctg739_ERROPOS11973397, whole genome shotgun sequence genome, one interval contains:
- the LOC140822123 gene encoding uncharacterized protein isoform X1, whose translation MEHHQSFHPSSNQISSAGKMPEVTSKSPAAADIASYLPLKLIKSEIVPPAPSRPKHGSEHVIDWLLDFAGYSWIVYGASSLLVISHFPNPLSQAEAKIGPVFRQVLELSRSRGSDVCVSGVSWSPAEPCVGELGAAIDECIQLFSYNSDDTSSSSFCWSQTAVLSQTTKVEAIQWTGSGDGIIAVGIDVMFWRRNVKSWEIAWKFRPKVPQTLISTTWSLQGLSATAPYRLNNGVASSLTNEARNYGSPANNSVLICQGDGRSRYMQAELHHPMPVGMIQWRPSTGKPLSRHVVHAPRSVLLTCSLDGAVRLWSEIDAGRIRRSGKDSNDHRSPRLSFCVIGVIEVYQTLNGSLGSDIFVFWATEVESIKLLYEEACYSCLNDSQYDDASRCEWLIGLGPDRATTLWAVHCLDDFAPVRFPRITLWKKQELVSSEMETSQVLVHKVFMMRNLVSGPPVTCSLVELSPCNSFTWIQLYFQRPTREGKSANGYNTENPTPSESKGVMKADGHTGKILQIAVHPSISGVELAASLDRHGMLLFWSFSTFFSSHIGLPTSTPSWKLYGKISFSGCSHSPNYTCLCWAPAILSEDRALLLGHSDGIDCFILQTSKGDEHNLSFHKLCSIPFGACGHQQRVSRICSIPLPPDCDETVSSCKFLLVALWMDRFQAQSWEITIHYNGSCRCCCDDHLQIFESDFAGKKFIVSVEPCSSVIPAPHDDDQVTSYSVACPNDLIVSLEQKLSSDNGRGGCYAYHMITGCMNGSLKLWRSLPTRSSSSGASWDLVGVLSSGQGSITALTPSPCCRKIATSSPSDQQNCSSILCIWECMHVQNAGIFLLEDKLCLDGEVVALSWLMMGNGQLLLGVCLQSEVRVYALRRCGHQSFLKSGKPMEKNIWHCIAVHSASPAIHNFLWGPRGTIIVVHDKYFSIFSQFLLLADEDFLSKCCPKFCQDGPFCCNGGIRKLMLSTTFTDSKEPSMKINGQYQFSSEVNMRDDPKSYVQNCEQMHDILTKIWFWSMSEIAENMGGSLPLYHPETLLINISSGNFKRAFVALRHLVKDIASNGSSKKRYGTKVPRNMISPLPMSNYLEGLPTSSSNDNLFQWSSSQPRIGLSQFTSGWGHNDPHIGLTSSSQRSEFVGFIEALDWLHRAGCMTNIEMMQAISLVDLLQEVSDPHSTSAYGSLDEPGRRFWVAVRFQRLFFSRRFNRLPLVEELDVSSELIGWAFHSDCHENLFNSLLSAEPSWEEMRSIGVGFWYSNVTQLRLKMERLARQQYMRNKDPKACSLLYIALNRIQVLAGLFRISKDDKDKPLATFLLRNFQEDNNKAAALKNAYVLMGKHQLELAVAFFLLGGDLSSAVSVCAKNLGDEQLALVICRLIEGYGGPSEHKLISKFLLPSALSKDNNWMASFLEWVLGNHSQSFLRILGVEMSSESNSSLLSSLHAPFLDPSISQYCMMLATKTVMKNAIGEYRAAVLSQWAVLMNVTSLSRCGLPLEALECHSSSISFFGSLGQGSTMQSPDHNVLVEMLKPPADKHFLNWISKETSHQIMSHSKLNLAMQYLSNLLTEHPSSADIETASFGMFTNYDPVDQEFEKSLNEFHSNLTAAIACFQQKFFLIPLHLIFMAALFFHHKGLEFIGNNILHEYMLKVQSDDKCHADNLFSHPIPSDLLLKAAEEFSCIFAKYVLFSCVNCHHSSYLDNDSIACEARFCWLAAWGFSNQGITWSFGCLTAMLRLILRPYTKEFEMMLFHILALVKYHVFFSSAWLQRNLNALLVIVKPILTPLMRGNVSNELTVEDLNALLSEIVEKLTHESTYVQLPTCVEIDGRKLEQNVGSVPSAPEAKSWELMSGSLWVHMVKFLEHQLNTLPVILDGICPSPTPSLSIPDCKKLPLEMGLVSSTLVEFLKLTKAGVSFYCSRQFVVNLLQEVDLPNKLILSYLENGFPLPELRDKYNNKSLENTEFLDSGSELSALKKLCVICADRRITHGAFEQEYCNWLPYVKQKSFGGWGETYINISREYESEETSFKKDRLDSPSHAVGSPLACLSPDDHPFKSFGGNDVFDMKKTMPFHNPKEIYKRNGELLEALCINSVDNCQGAVASNRKGILFFNWEDGLLHMDKSDSLWEEADWPHNGWAGSESTPVPTCVSPGVGLGSTKDTHLGLGGATIGAAAVPRAGWDLTGGGAFGIPGYAGVGASGLGWGVQDGFDEFVDPPATVDNVRSRALASHPSRPFFMVGSSNTHIYLWEFGEERAIATYGVLPAANVPPPYALASVSAVRFDNCGHRFATAALDGTVCTWQLEVGGQSNIRPTESSACFSNHTSDVTYVTASGSIIAASGYSSNGVNVVVWDTLAPPATSQASIMCHEGGARSLSVFDNDIGSGSISPLILTGGKEGDVGLHDFRYIATGKTKRHKHFDTGEHNINASSSGYMQNKTGDQNRNGMLWYIPKAHSGSVTKITTIPNTSFFLTGSKDGDVKLWDAKMAKLVFHWPRLHERHTFLQPSSRGFGGVVRAAVTDIQVVPQGFLSCGGDGLVKFIRFHNFRT comes from the exons ATGGAGCATCACCAGTCCTTCCATCCAAGCTCCAATCAAATCTCGTCCGCCGGGAAAATGCCGGAGGTTACTTCCAAATCTCCCGCTGCGGCGGACATCGCCTCGTATCTTCCTCTCAAATTGATCAAATCGGAGATCGTTCCTCCTGCCCCGTCCCGTCCCAAACACGGATCTGAACATGTGATCGACTGGCTGCTGGACTTCGCTGGATACTCATGGATTGTCTATGGGGCTTCATCTCTTCTTGTTATTTCTCACTTCCCAAATCCTTTGTCTCAGGCCGAAGCGAAGATCGGTCCTGTTTTCCGGCAAGTTCTCGAGCTGTCGCGAAGCCGTGGTAGCGACGTTTGCGTCTCGGGCGTCTCGTGGTCGCCTGCAGAGCCTTGTGTTGGTGAACTTGGGGCGGCTATAGATGAATGTATCCAGTTGTTCTCATATAATTCAGATGACACTTCGAGCA GTTCTTTTTGTTGGAGTCAGACTGCAGTTCTTTCTCAAACAACGAAGGTGGAGGCCATCCAATGGACGGGGTCTGGGGATGGAATCATTGCAGTAGGCATTGATGTGATGTTCTGGAGAAGGAATGTGAAATCCTGGGAAATAGCTTGGAAATTTAGACCCAAAGTGCCTCAAACGCTGATATCTACCACTTGGTCGCTTCAAGGATTATCAGCAACAGCACCATACAGACTGAACAATGGAGTTGCATCATCTCTGACCAATGAAGCAAGAAATTATGGTTCTCCGGCAAACAATTCGGTTTTAATTTGTCAAGGTGATGGACGTTCCAGATATATGCAAGCTGAGTTGCATCACCCAATGCCTGTTGGGATGATACAATGGAGGCCATCAACAGGAAAACCATTAAGTAGACATGTTGTACATGCACCGAGGTCAGTGCTTCTAACTTGCAGTTTAGATGGCGCTGTTAGGTTATGGAGTGAAATTGATGCTGGGAGGATTAGAAGATCTGGAAAGGATAGCAATGACCATAGATCACCGAGGTTGTCTTTTTGTGTCATTGGTGTGATTGAGGTTTATCAAACTCTTAATGGTTCTTTGGGCTCCGATATATTTGTATTTTGGGCAACGGAAGTTGAAAGCATAAAACTCCTTTATGAAGAAGCTTGCTATTCATGTTTAAATGATTCACAGTATGACGATGCCAGTCGGTGTGAGTGGTTAATTGGCTTGGGTCCTGATAGAGCAACAACTCTATGGGCGGTACATTGTCTTGATGATTTTGCTCCAGTGAGATTCCCAAGGATTACTTTATGGAAGAAACAAGAGTTAGTCAGTTCTGAAATGGAAACAAGTCAAGTATTAGTTCACAAGGTCTTTATGATGAGAAATCTGGTTTCTGGTCCACCAGTTACTTGCTCTTTGGTAGAGTTATCACCTTGCAATTCTTTTACCTGGATACAATTATACTTTCAAAGACCAACTAGGGAAGGTAAATCTGCCAATGGATACAATACTGAGAATCCTACGCCGTCTGAAAGTAAAGGAGTTATGAAAGCTGACGGCCACACTGGAAAAATTTTGCAAATTGCAGTTCACCCGTCCATTTCAGGTGTTGAACTAGCCGCTTCTTTAGATAGACATGGGATGCTTCTTTTTTggtcattttcaacctttttcaGTAGTCACATTGGTTTGCCAACATCAACTCCCTCTTGGAAACTCTACGGAAAAATTTCGTTTTCTGGATGCTCTCATTCTCCTAATTACACTTGCTTGTGTTGGGCCCCAGCTATTTTGAGTGAGGACCGAGCTCTTCTACTGGGGCATTCTGATGGTATCGACTGCTTTATCCTTCAGACTTCAAAAGGTGATGAACATAATCTTTCTTTTCATAAGCTATGTTCTATTCCATTTGGGGCTTGCGGTCACCAACAAAGGGTGAGTAGAATATGCTCGATTCCTTTACCTCCTGATTGCGATGAAACTGTTAGCTCTTGTAAGTTTCTGCTCGTTGCACTATGGATGGATAGATTTCAGGCTCAATCGTGGGAAATAACCATACACTATAATGGTTCATGTCGCTGCTGTTGTGATGACCATTTGCAGATATTTGAATCTGATTTTGCTGGTAAAAAATTCATTGTCTCAGTTGAACCATGCTCCTCAGTCATTCCTGCTCCTCATGACGATGACCAAGTTACAAGCTATTCCGTGGCCTGCCCCAATGACTTAATTGTATCTTTGGAACAGAAGCTAAGTTCTGATAatggaaggggcggctgctatgcttATCACATGATAACTGGTTGCATGAATGGCAGTTTAAAGCTGTGGAGGAGCTTGCCAACTCGATCCTCGAGCTCTGGTGCTAGCTGGGATCTTGTAGGTGTTCTTTCTTCAGGCCAAGGTTCAATCACAGCCCTTACTCCTAGCCCTTGTTGTCGAAAGATAGCAACATCTTCTCCAAGTGATCAACAAAATTGCTCTAGTATACTTTGTATATGGGAATGCATGCATGTGCAGAATGCAGGTATCTTCCTTCTAGAAGATAAATTATGTCTCGATGGAGAGGTCGTTGCATTAAGTTGGTTGATGATGGGAAACGGCCAGTTATTATTAGGGGTATGCTTGCAATCTGAAGTACGAGTATATGCGCTCAGACGCTGCGGACATCAGAGTTTTTTGAAATCTGGGAAACCCATGGAGAAAAACATTTGGCATTGTATCGCAGTGCATAGTGCTAGCCCTGCTATTCATAACTTCCTCTGGGGTCCTAGAGGGACAATCATTGTTGTTCACGACAAGTATTTTAGCATTTTTAGTCAGTTTTTATTGTTAGCTGATGAGGATTTTCTGTCCAAGTGTTGCCCAAAGTTCTGCCAGGATGGTCCTTTTTGTTGCAATGGCGGCATCCGTAAACTAATGCTTTCAACAACCTTTACTGATTCGAAAGAACCATCAATGAAGATCAATGGACAGTATCAGTTCTCTTCTGAGGTGAATATGAGAGATGATCCAAAGTCATATGTTCAAAACTGTGAGCAAATGCATGACATTTTAACTAAGATTTGGTTCTGGAGCATGTCAGAAATAGCAGAAAATATGGGAGGATCCCTGCCTTTATACCATCCTGAGACACTTTTGATCAATATCTCTTCAG GTAACTTCAAACGTGCATTTGTAGCTTTGCGTCATCTGGTCAAAGACATTGCTTCCAATGGATCGTCTAAAAAAAGATACGGCACTAAAGTGCCACGCAATATGATTTCACCACTCCCAATGTCAAATTATCTTGAAGGGCTCCCAACTTCAAGTTCAAATGATAATCTATTTCAGTGGAGTAGTTCACAACCACGGATAGGATTATCTCAGTTTACCTCTGGTTGGGGTCATAATGATCCCCATATTGGATTGACTTCATCTTCTCAAAGATCTGAATTTGTAGGCTTCATTGAAGCTCTTGATTGGTTGCACCGAGCTGGATGCATGACAAATATTGAAATGATGCAGGCTATTTCGTTAGTCGATCTCCTTCAAGAAGTTAGTGATCCACACTCCACCTCGGCTTATGGAAGTCTAGATGAACCTGGTAGAAG GTTTTGGGTTGCAGTTAGGTTTCAACGATTATTTTTTTCGCGAAGATTCAATAGGTTGCCTTTGGTGGAAGAACTAGATGTTTCTTCAGAACTGATTGGATGGGCTTTCCATTCAGATTGTCATGAAAATTTGTTCAACTCTCTTTTATCGGCTGAGCCATCTTGGGAAGAAATGCGCAGTATAGGTGTGGGGTTTTGGTACTCGAATGTGACACAATTGCGTTTGAAG ATGGAACGACTGGCTAGACAGCAGTACATGAGAAACAAAGATCCCAAGGCATGTTCACTCCTGTACATAGCTTTAAACAGGATTCAAGTTTTGGCTGGCCTGTTCAGAATAAGCAAAGACGATAAAGACAAGCCATTGGCTACATTTCTGTTGAGAAATTTTCAG GAGGATAATAATAAGGCTGCTGCTCTAAAAAATGCATATGTACTAATGGGAAAGCATCAGCTAGAGCTTGCTGTAGCTTTCTTTCTGCTTGGAGGGGATCTTTCTTCAGCTGTTAGTGTCTGTGCTAAAAACCTAGGGGATGAGCAGCTTGCTCTTGTAATTTGTCGCCTTATCGAGGGTTATGGTGGGCCTTCAGAGCACAAACTTATTTCAAAGTTTCTCCTTCCATCTGCACTAAGCAAAGACAACAATTGGATGGCAAGTTTTCTGGAG TGGGTGTTGGGGAATCATTCCCAGTCCTTTTTGAGAATACTTGGTGTTGAAATGAGTTCGGAGTCAAATAGCTCCCTTCTTTCGTCTTTGCATGCACCATTTCTGGATCCAAGTATCAGTCAGTATTGCATGATGTTGGCTACCAAGACTGTCATGAAAAATGCTATTGGGGAGTACCGAGCTGCTGTGTTAAGTCAGTGGGCTGTACTGATGAATGTGACGTCCTTGAGTAGATGTGGCCTACCT CTTGAAGCTTTGGAATGCCATTCGTCTTCTATTAGCTTCTTTGGCAGTCTAGGGCAAGGGAGTACAATGCAGAGCCCGGATCACAATGTTCTTGTTGAAATGCTGAAACCACCCGCAGATAAACATTTCTTGAACTGGATATCCAAAGAGACGTCACACCAGATTATGTCTCATTCTAAGCTAAATTTGGCTATGCAGTACCTGTCAAACTTGTTGACAGAACATCCAAGTTCTGCAGATATTGAGACTGCATCTTTTGGGATGTTCACGAACTACGACCCTGTGGATCAAGAATTTGAAAAGTCATTGAACGAATTTCACAGCAATTTGACTGCAGCTATTGCGTGTtttcagcagaagttctttttGATTCCTCTTCATTTAATTTTCATG GCTGCGTTGTTTTTTCACCATAAAGGCCTAGAGTTTATTGGAAACAATATATTGCATGAATATATGCTGAAAGTTCAATCTGATGACAAGTGCCATGCTGACAACTTGTTCTCACATCCTATTCCTTCCGATCTTCTATTGAAAGCCGCTGAGGAATTTTCCTGCATTTTTGCAAAATATGTTCTTTTCTCTTGTGTAAACTGCCATCACTCTTCATATTTGGACAACGACAGCATTGCTTGTGAAGCCAGGTTTTGTTGGCTTGCTGCTTGGGGTTTTTCCAACCAAGGGATTACATGGTCATTTGGGTGTTTAACAGCCATGCTTAGGTTGATTCTTAGACCCTACACCAAAGAATTTGAGATGATGCTTTTTCATATTCTGGCTTTGGTCAAGTACCATGTATTTTTTTCATCAGCTTGGCTTCAAAGGAATCTCAATGCTCTTCTTGTTATTGTTAAACCTATTTTAACCCCATTAATGAGAGGGAATGTGTCTAATGAGCTTACAGTAGAGGACCTCAATGCGCTTCTTAGTGAGATTGTGGAGAAACTTACTCATGAGTCAACTTATGTTCAATTACCAACCTGTGTTGAGATAGATGGACGTAAGCTAGAACAGAATGTAGGAAGTGTGCCATCAGCTCCAGAAGCCAAGAGCTGGGAGCTTATGAGTGGTTCTCTGTGGGTACACATGGTTAAGTTTTTGGAACATCAGCTTAACACATTGCCCGTAATTCTCGATGGTATATGCCCTTCCCCCACCCCATCTTTGTCCATACCCGATTGCAAAAAATTACCACTGGAAATGGGATTAGTGTCAAGTACTTTAGTTGAATTTCTAAAGCTCACGAAAGCAGGTGTTTCTTTTTATTGTTCGAGGCAATTTGTGGTAAACCTTCTTCAGGAAGTCGACTTACCAAACAAACTTATCCTCTCATATTTAGAAAATGGTTTCCCTCTGCCAGAACTCAGAGATAAATACAACAATAAAAGTCTAGAAAATACAGAATTTCTGGACAGTGGTAGTGAGCTATCAGCTTTGAAGAAATTATGTGTTATTTGTGCTGATCGAAGAATAACTCATGGAGCTTTTGAGCAAGAATATTGCAATTGGCTTCCGTATGTTAAACAAAAATCTTTTGGTGGATGGGGCGAAACTTATATAAACATCTCAAGAGAGTATGAATCTGAGGAAACTTCTTTCAAAAAAGATAGACTTGACAGCCCTTCTCATGCTGTTGGATCACCTCTTGCTTGTCTGTCCCCAGATGATCACCCTTTCAAAAGTTTTGGGGGAAATGATGTGTTTGACATGAAGAAAACTATGCCTTTCCACAATCCTAAAGAAATATACAAGAGAAACGGGGAACTTTTAGAG GCTTTGTGCATTAACTCTGTTGATAATTGCCAAGGTGCAGTTGCCAGCAATAGAAAG GgaatattgtttttcaactgGGAAGATGGATTGCTTCATATGGATAAATCAGACTCTCTCTGGGAGGAAGCTGATTGGCCACATAATGGGTGGGCTGGATCTGAGTCTACCCCGGTTCCCACATGTGTTTCTCCTGGCGTGGGTCTGGGGAGTACGAAGGACACACATCTAGGGTTAGGTGGAGCTACCATTGGTGCAGCTGCTGTGCCTAGAGCAGGCTGGGATTTAACTGGTGGTGGAGCGTTTGGAATTCCTGGTTATGCTGGTGTAGGAGCATCTGGTCTTGGCTGGGGGGTCCAAGATGGTTTTGATGAGTTTGTGGATCCTCCTGCAACTGTTGACAATGTCAGGTCCAGGGCGTTGGCATCTCATCCTTCTAGGCCCTTCTTCATGGTTGGCTCTAGCAATACTCACATATACCTGTGGGAG TTTGGTGAGGAAAGAGCTATCGCTACATATGGAGTTCTTCCAGCTGCAAATGTCCCTCCTCCATATGCTCTCGCCTCAGTGTCAGCAGTGCGGTTTGACAACTGTGGGCATCGATTTGCAACTGCTGCATTAGACGGCACTGTATGCACATGGCAGCTTGAAGTTGGAGGGCAGAGCAATATCCGGCCAACAGAATCGTCTGCCTGCTTTAGCAATCATACCTC GGATGTTACTTATGTTACTGCTAGTGGATCAATTATTGCAGCTTCTGGATATAGCTCCAATGGTGTTAATGTGGTAGTCTGGGACACACTCGCTCCTCCTGCCACTTCTCAAGCTTCCATTATGTGTCATGAAG GTGGTGCTCGCTCTCTTTCAGTGTTTGACAATGACATTGGTAGTGGGTCTATTTCACCTCTCATTTTGACGGGCGGAAAAGAAGGTGATGTGGGCCTTCACGACTTCCGCTACATAGCTACTGGAAAGACAAAGAGGCACAAGCACTTCGACACTGGTGAACACAACATAAATGCTTCATCCTCGGGCTATATGCAGAACAAAACCGGGGATCAGAATAGGAATGGAATGCTCTGGTATATACCAAAGGCCCACTCCG GGAGTGTAACTAAAATCACCACGATTCCAAATACCAGTTTTTTCTTAACTGGAAGCAAGGACGGGGATGTAAAACTTTGGGATGCCAAGATGGCCAAGTTGGTGTTTCATTGGCCAAGATTGCATGAAAGGCACACCTTTCTGCAACCAAGCTCCCGTGGTTTCGGCGGAGTTGTTAGG GCTGCTGTTACAGATATTCAGGTTGTTCCACAAGGTTTTCTTTCATGTGGTGGAGATGGTTTAGTAAAATTTATCAGGTTTCATAATTTCCGCACATGA